The Leishmania panamensis strain MHOM/PA/94/PSC-1 chromosome 23 sequence DNA window aaggggggagtaAACAACATATAAGAAGAACGCgagttttttctttttagcAACAAGAACGGCaaaggcaagagagggagagagggaaaaaaaaaagagagagagtgagagagacgaaggTCATGAAATGCACCACTTGGCACACGCACCAACGTCACACATAAACACTGGACAACAAcaatgagagagagatagagagagagaacagtgAAGTAATAAGAAAAGCGAGGGGATCGAATCAGGCTAAACAAACCAACAAGAACGACAAGAACACGAATAAAATAAGGAGACTGACGAcggaaggaaaaggagtaAGAGGGAAAAGTGTTGAAGAAAGGCCATGAACAAGAGAAAAATAGGCACAGCAAAGGGCATCAGAGTGGGAGGAGACAAATGCTCAAAGCGGAAGGAAGgaaacaagagagggagagagagagagagagtcgatGTGAACAACAGTACAAGTAAAAGATGCACGAGAGTAGGCATAcacgagaagggaggagaaaaaaagtaGAGTAACAGAGGGGAGACGAGAACGGGAGGGTCGgggaagcacacgcacgtaaCAGAGAACGAGAACGACATCCATACAACATGTCAGAAAGGAGATGggcaggcggtggtggtttAAGGGGGAATCTGATGTACGGAGAGAGTGGGAAGCCTGAACATATATCACTGTACATGGTGCCGCCCTGTTCCCTCCCGCCCCCTTCTACCTCCGCTCACCTACTCCACCGCCAACATCCAAGCGAATGAAggtgagaaaaaaaaaaatcgaaaaggggggagaaatcAAGGAGCGCAAAAGTGCACATGACATACGCGTAGTCACGTGTAAAGGGGCCCACGGATATGTGTTAAgtcaaagagagaagaagaagggggagagatgggcgaggaagggaaaggggttACTTGGGACACAATTAGGGGGAGGGCAAGCCGCTGAGGAGTGAGGGGGTGAGAAGAGTAAAAGATGGAAGCAACACAGAAGAGACGAGGgtgagacacacacacacacgcgcgtgcgtgagagagaaagggagaaaagaaggagagcacaGAAGTACCGTCCTTGTCGAATGCTTTtatccctttctctttccacggtgagggtgagagggggtgagcgtagaagagggagaagttCATTGCGTGAAGCCGAGTGACGAATTATTTTTCGTTTGCGATTATGCTCCTTTCGTACTACGTTAACAGGTGGAAAGGGATGGGGGAACAGAAGAAGCGCCGGCACTGGTGAGAGctcgttttgttttgttttttcgCTCTCAATGCTCTCGTGTTTCGTTCGCTCGCCACGACTTCGCATGGCAATACGGAagtcccccctttttgccgCTATGGgatgccttttttttctttgacTGGCGTTGCCTGTTGTCGCTGTCAAAGCCATTTCACCACCTTCGTTCTGCCTGTAGTGCGACCGAGGaatttttttgtgtgtgtgtaggtgttTGCAGTTTACATCAGTTTTCGCTGTTTACCTTTCTTCTGTCATGGCTGGTACCCTTTAtcgttttttcccctttttcaAGTTACGCCAACAACCCCCATGGGGCTataccccccacccacccacccacccacctaccccccacacacacccacacacgcacacacacacacagtaaAACAGCTGTTTTTGGGGGGCCGCCTTTATCCTTTCCTTATTTGCTTCTGTGAGCTCCAGAACTCCAACTCTCCCTAAtcccttttctttggtgCGAGTTGCTCTCTCACTTTCGCCATCGCTCTCGCGCTCCAAATTATTAAAAAGGGGGCCTTCGTTGCAGAGACGAAACTTGGTAAAAGACAGAGGTaagggcaaaaaaaaaaaaccctggagaagaggcagagaggccTAAGTCAGGAGAAGACCcacgaaaagaaagaaacacacaagaTGCAGCAGTGTCAAGCCCACTGCCTGAGCcgaatgaaaaaaaaagagaaaaacatCGAATGCGTACACTACTGAGCTTGTGCGTTTGTACAGCTGTTGTTGTGTTTTCTACCCCGGCTGATGCTGCCTCGCGGAGTTCATCGCCCACATTCGCAGGTTGAGGAACGGGAGGAGGGTCAGTGATGAGTGCCACGACGTCTTATAGGTGTACCGTATTGGGGTGTTCCTTTATTAGCGATcgggaaggaaaaaagcgCAAACACGCATACACAGGGGAACTGGTACAGCCCCACGCTCAGCAGGGAAGGGAGGTGACAACGGTCGCACACAAAAAGATGAAGGCCTTCATtgtcctttctctttccctgtacGCACCACTTCATTATACtacaacgcacacacacgcgcgcttacaagcacgcacgtgcacaccgTAATGGGTGTAGAAACGGCAGCTAAAAAGAAAATAAAGGGACACGTAAACACACAAAGTAGTACACAAAAGTAAGCCAGTAGACTACATCCAAAGTGAGAGAAGGCTCATCTTTAGCAATGATTGAGCAATTCTTGAATTTGTTCGGAGACAACAGGAAGGGCTtcttcgtttgtgtgtgtgtgtgtgtgcctacTGTCAAGTGGGGTTGATGACTTGAACGCTACCTCTGGGCATTGACTCGCCTCCAGGGCTAAGTACCTTTatccctttttctttttaaaggcaaaagacaaaaaagcaaacaaacaaaaaaagggggagaaaaaaatgagacGCAAAATGCCACAAGCGCCTGAGCATCGAAAACGAACGAAGACCTGCGAAGACACAAACACAACACACTTGCATATaaatgaaagagagagagagagaaaacacacacacacacacgcaatgctccctcttcctttctctctcagcgTGCCACTCTCCCATGAAAAAGTCAACAGAGATATGCCTACATATTATGCAGCTCCACTAACGCTGTTGCACTACATCTAACGGATACAATGAAAAGAAACGCACGGCAAAAgttggggaaggggagagaggggagagagggaaggaaagggagggagtaaatcgcacacacaaaagagaagggatGCGGTGCATAACTGGCACAAAATATAAATAAAAAAAGGCATTACACAGATACAGACAGACAAATAGACACGCATAGGCGTgcatatagagagagaggggggaagggaggggacacacacacacacacaggagaaaATAAGGGTTCACCTACAGGCAAGTGCACACGCGTAAGTGTGTGCAGACAAAGACACGCACATTGACGTACATAGACGTATACACCTCTAGAGACACCTAGATACAAGACTTGCACCCGCCAAACAGGGTACAAtaaaataaataaataaataataataataaatagagaaaacaaaacagaagAATAGCGTGAAGAAGCTAACAGCGTAAATGAATAAATCAACGACACGACTGGAAAGAGCCGCACGAACCAAAAAGACGGcatgcacaagcacacaggggcacgacgacaacggcaaagagaaaaggtaAACAAAAAATAGTGGAAAGGACGGATGCAGCACTCGCCGAAACActgagaagggggaaaaaggggtAAACGAAAAGAAGTGCCCGTGGGTATCAAGccagaaaaagaaacgcaaagaaaaagagaaatcgGCAAGCGAAGCGGCAACACGGATCAGTGCTGCGCGCAGTGACCTAATGGAGCAGCAAGGAGGGCGGCAGGTCGCCGCACAAGGAGTTGGCTAAATGGAAAGGAACTACTCCATGAAAGCCCTCATTGTTTCACGACAAGGTCATGAAAAcaacaccaaaaaaaaaagagtacACTAAAATGAGCTGGAGCAAGACAGGAAGTATCATGCTCGTTCCGTCGTAGGTGTGAGTACCTGTGAAAGGCAGAGAACGTATTAAGCCGTCCTttacccctccctcctcctcggccgcATCAACGTCGGCGGTAGCGCATCTGCACCCTCACCGCGTCATCAGCGTgataaaaagaaaaaaatggagaaaaaggaaataaggagagagaaaccaCGACGAATCGCATCGACGATGCGACCCGGACAACAGGTGGGAGCCGCCCCTTAACAAAATGGGCAAcgggaaacaaagagagagccaaCATGCAGGTGGAAAGAAccgaaagaaaacaaaagagcgCACgtcagaggaagaaaaagagggacaCACGTCTTCACTGCCATCAAGGAAAAACTATCCTACCAACAATCAAGCGAAAGAATAACAGCATCCGGCGCATATACatcccacacgcacacctacaGGACTTCAATGAGCATAAAACGAGAAGAGGTGTGAAAAGCACCAATAACGCACAGGGAAAGGAAAATTAACCTGCGCCGCGGACGTACTACGAGACTCGCTTAGTGACGACTGACATCGTCTTGGCTcactccccttttttcccaGAATGCCCATTCTCTGCTATGAAGCACATTAGTTTGTCCCCACTCGACTCGGCACGTCACAGGCCCAGCGCGTggggcgccagcagcgctcgaCACATGccccacagcagtgcgccgatTCAGTCGGCTCAGCATGGGTTCCGCGTCAAGCTCCACCcggccgccgcacagccgctcccgacctgaccgccgacatcagcagccgCACGTCGCTCTGGCCCGCACTGCTTCGTGGGTGCTTGaccctgccgcagcgccagcagtggcacggcgttggcgcaggggtgggggaggaggggggccgcctggctcccccccacacacagagagagagagggggtacTGCGCTCCGATACCACGCACGGAGCcgcgctccccccccccccacggcATCAGAGTTGAGCGGAAACGTGAGAGTACAAAATGCtataaagaaaaaaaagaaagcgaaagagacggCACATCCATCGAACTCGCCTTTTCCAATGTGCGGTCAAGCAATTTGCCTGGGCACGCCTTTTTTTCTTAACTTTGACGttggcctcctccctcttcgctccccacggctcttcctcttctccatcgtgcaggtgtgtgtgtgtgtgtgcctgtgctttGCAGGACCAGCTATTGAGAAATAAAGTAGAAGACGTTGGAGGAAGACACATTGGGGTCCGTGCCCATGAGATAGTCTTGCATAGCGCTACCGTTTGTGCTGTAGGTTCTCGTCAGCGCGCTGCTACCAGCGCTTGTGTTGAGGTTAAGGTTACCGGCACTCGGCACTGCTTCCATGGCGTGGTAGACGGCCATGTTCGTGCAAACGTTTATCGGtcgctgtggctgcgcgGGCGGATGCATCGGTGGCTGCGGCTTGAACTGGATGGCGTATTGCGGCAGTTGCTGCGGTGTCGGGGGCTGGAGTTGCATTAGATGCtgggaggcggagaaacCGATCGGGGCGCTGGAGCTTTCCACGCTCGATGGCGTTTCGGTGTGAGGGGTAGAGCGGTCTCGACTGCTGAGTGACGTGTGCGACATCACCGAGGGCGGCTGCGGGACCATTGCCGGCGCACTACCcggtggcaccgctgtgACCAACTGCATCACAGGCACACCTCCTCGCATGTTAGAGAGCATCGTGCTGTTTGAAGCATACACCACTGTCGGGGTTGACGTGGCGCCAAGCGAGCTGGACACCGACGCGTTCGCACCAAGCAGGAAAGAGGTAGTGGTCGACACCGACTTGTGCACAGTCGATCCTGGCggagaagcggcgccagTTGGCGTGGCGAACGTGAAGGGCAGCGCCGACATCACGCCTGGTTTCGTGCTAGGCTGGGCAATAGCCGGCGGATGCGGGCTgtagagagggaagggggtcGTCGCTGGTGTGGGTAGCGTGTCGGTTGGCGCAGTCTGCTGCCCCGGCATCCGCGGACTCACCAGACATGAACCAGTACGATTGCGCTGCGTCACGGGATGCAGAGGCTGAGGGGCGGCGGAGAGGTcggcgcggcgcacctgcagtgTGCGGCCCTGCATTACCTTGCCGTTCAGCGATGAGATGCACGAATTCGCGCTCTCCACGTCGTAGAAGAGCACAAACCCAAatccgcggcagcggctggagTCATCTGACTCCATGCACAGTTTCGAGGACTCGATGCGGCCAAACACACCGCACATCGCTCGGAATGCAGAAGGGCGGAAGTTGACTGGCAGTCCCGACATATAAATGTTGCGCTGTTGCAACATAAACttctgctgatgctgctcggCGGCCATGAGTGCCAGCACATCCTTCTGAACCCCAccctgcggcagcacgctGTTCGCGGGCGGTTGCGAGCTAGCGCACATCGGTGCCGGCGCTGTCACACGATCACTCATGCGGCggtcgctggtgctgctgcagttgctCGCGGCGCTAGAGCCGGCGTATTCAGCGCGGTTTGGCGCGCTCGGTGTCGGGATTCCGTAGAAGTACTCTAGGTTTACCCCCGCAAGCTGCATCGCGTTCATCACAGTGGTACCAGGCGTGGTAAGACTCGCGGTATGGCTATTGGCAGTGGTATTGCTCGTGCTGAAGGTCGGtgtcgcggcggcgttggcgtACGTGGTGCTCAAGTTCATGTCAGCTGTGTCGCCAATCATGAGCCCGTCCGTGCCGCAGAACGAGAAATAGAAggagccggcgccgccgagggGCACTGCGCTTGGCAATTGGCCAGGAGCACTGCTCAGATAGGTGCTCATGCTGCCTCCCGCAGCCATAGCTCCAGGGGACGGAATCACAGTGGATGGCGCCGTCCCTCCGCTGGGGTATTTGTAGAAGGAatcagcatcagcagcttGACCGGGCATCGTCATGTATAGCGGCCAACTGGGCGAGGTAGGTCCATCTCTAGAGCTGTCTGCCATTCTGGGCTgggaagaagcaaagaaggaggagggctgcGTGAAGGCAGAGGGTCGGCGGTCTCTGGTAAAGTAGCAAGAGAGGCGGATGAATTGAAGAAAGCTGAGTGGGAGAGacgcgagagagcgaagcggGGATCACCCGAATCGAAAAGCGTTGTGgtaaagagaggagagcggagatgtcagcgagaaagaaaagcacacaGACCAAACCAAGAGGTCGAAGGGGGCCACACAACCGCAAGTGAGGCGTAAAGGGCGTACAGCAAGCGCGAGAAGCaaatagaaaaaaaaactgcgaactcagagggagagcgagaatGAGAAGCAAACAAATACGCAAGGCCCACCtccgcacacagacgccaaCTACAACAACAGACGCACAGGGATAACAGTGAGATGACGGCTCAGGCAGTGGCAAAGGCAAgcgcagacagacaggcaaagaaaggagagcggcAAACACTAGAAAcacaaaaggagaagaggaaaaaaagggggggagggccacaaaggtggaggaaggcaagagagagagaaatccgaaagaaggaagaagaggggcggGCGGGGCGGCGGGCGGCAAGAGGGGAACGGAGAGGTGCAGTCGCAAAGAAGAGGTGGCACAACGCATTCAAGAAGTAAAAAGGCAGAATGCTGGCACGGAAAGAtgcgaggaaagggggggaggggggggggaagaaaaaaaaaaaaaagaaaagaaaagaaaagatgccacacaacaacaaagagggagagagaagaggcaacTACACACAAAACTCGGAGGGGAAAACACGGAGAGGCGCTCAGTcaaaagggaaggaaggggggaggggagagggaggatTAAGGCGTTTATGATGTCGAGAGAAGCTAAAgtaaaaagagagggaaagaaagggatgagactcagagagagaggggaagaacgAAAGAAGCGCAAGGGGAAAAAATAGGGAGGACAGTGCTGAAGACActcgcgtgcgcgcgtgaaAATGAATAAAAAAAACGCACAAAAGTGAGGacgccagagagagagagagggaggcggggaggagagaaaaggaaacgaTTGAAGGAGACGCGCACACCGACgaccagaaaaaaaaaagggggtagCAGAAGCGATCAAAATTATAAACATAAaggaagacacacacgcacacagagagagagagagagcgacttACACGAAGAGAGATGCTTTGAGCGAGGTGTGCCAATTCAACATGGCGAGGAAGACGTTATTGCAAATGatggcagagagaagcaacaaTCCGCAATGAAGcgaaacaaacgaaaaaaaaacgaaaaagagagagggtaaaggagaaagaaatagaggagaagagaggaacagaaaaaagaaaaacgtgGTCAATCTTTAGATCAAGGCAATGAGGAAACGAAAGataacaacaacagagatactgagagagagagggggggacggTGACAGCAAAGAGGTTAAGAGGGAGGGCTTCTACTGAAGCCTGAAGAGTAGAAGAGTAAGTGTGTGGAACAAATAttgaaaagaaaaggaagtaAAGTGGGGTGAGTGCTTGCTGGCGCGCTTTCTTTTCtattttccctttcgtttgTGTACGTGCGATGGCGTGACTCTGTGACACTATTGATAAGAAAAACTTTagaaaaggcaaaggaaatgaggtgaggggggagggggcaggttACTTACGAAGGCGAGGGCACCGACAGCAGTGGAGCGAAGGTACTGAGTAAGGAtcgggaggagagagaagtgtaGAAGGGGAGCTAACTCAGATATGAGAAGAGTGGAACCGAAATGGGCAAGagcaaaataaaaaaaacgaacaagagaggggagaaggtcCTTGTTCGTCGAAGAAACCAGAGAGGAGCCGGGGGGAACACAAGGAcgggagaggtggagaaagaAAATGGTGCCTTGCGATTTATCGCCTCCGCAGCCTGTCACAGCGGTGGTAGATAACggcaaggaaaaaaaaatggagagaGCAAAATGGGAGCGAGACAAAGAACGAGATAGACGCATCAAGCACAGGAACAAAACCAACAGGTAGCGCCACGTGTTTACCTTactcctttgtgtgtgtgtgtgtgtgggcctactcactctctcttATTTGGTGTCCTTGCGtgacagggggggggggctgcgggCAGTGCAATACGCGCAGCGTCTATCTTTGGAGAGCCTACccctctcgtttctctctttcgctcgtTTCTCGTGGGACCTCCTTCTGTCGAAGTCGCTTGGCCTCGACTTGATATCTTCCGACTCAAAGCACTTCTttggatgtgtgtgtgggtgtgtgtgtgtgtggggggggggtttgCTTATCTGAgtaaaggaaagaggaggggagaggtaaAATAATAAACTGAAAAAGTGGTACGGGGAGAGTGTTGCTGCATAGACAATGTCCAAGTTGAGATGGGTAGCACGGCAGGTAGACGGAGACACACCAAACTCCcacagcgagaaagagacagcgagaggagaagcaaTAGAGGTAagacaggaaaaaaaaagccaagCGAGTATGAACCGTGAGAGGGGATAGCAAGTGACTTGGGGCCTTTTGTACAGTGTTTCCTTAGCTACTTGGTTTGCTGAAGCGCTTATTACTTTTCTTTGGTGTTTCCTGTTTAAAGCGGTTGATGTAAAGGAGTTTTCTCGTTTGGTAtcagtgagtgagtgagtgcgACTGAACAGGAGAACAACAAGCCTAGCACGCGttaagggaaaaaaaaaatgcccttcttccctttttggTGATGGTGGTTGTCCAGTTACACTGCGTAGCGCGTACAGGAAGCCTTGGCGTATGTTTAACGGGTCACATACGCCAAGATAGTGTGCGacaatatatatatatatatatatatatatatatgagGACAACGCAGGATCGCCAAAATGGTCCGAAAGAAGTGGAGATAGAGCGCGAGTAGTAGTCCTAGTCGTAGAGAAAACAACACAGCAGAGCAGAGGTGCGTGCAGACGTGCAACACCAGGGCGCACTCGCTGACAGTGACCTTTCGATCCACATGTCCGCCTGTTGCGTAGAGTTGGACTGCTtcgcagagagaagagtggggaACTTAACTGTGTAAGCTGCAGTGACGTCACCAttgcctccatcgcctcctctcttcgctttcccttttcaAGGAGCATGCGGTGATCAAGCACCAGAGTGCGGTGAGGCCAGATGTAGGATCAGAGGAAACTGCCACTCCGGCTCTTGACCCAATAAGCAGCGCATGCTAGGCGCGCCATGAGAAGCGtgggaggtggtgctgttcAAGCATACCGCCCGTCCTCACGCCCGCTCTTAAGATGAGCTGTCCCTCTTCAGTCGTCTGCTGATATGGTTCACTTTCGCTTTTCCACTCGGACTCAAGATGAGAAACGAAGGGAGataaaaggggggaagaaaaaatgaagacaacaaagaaagaaagaatctccacagaaaaaaaagcaccaaCGTACGCAGAcctggaaaaaaaaacaaaagggggTATGTTTTACCACAGCGAGGCTGGcgtagagagaagagtaTCATCATCTACAGCAGCAACGGGAACAGCCATAGCAATACGATGCGACCTTcacgcatacatacacgcacgcacccttCCTCAAGGTAGCGGCGACACCCCCAGTACAGTGGCTAGAAGGTATGCCcgtatagagagagagagagacgtgattcagaagagggaagagggtttgatttttttttgttcggCTTCCGAGCGCCCCAACAAGGGAGCAAGAGGGCACAAGAaaaaagcagaagagaacaccgtcacctcctcccctctcccctccaaGCGACGAAATAAactaaaaaaaaaggaagggagaagagaagaatacaaaggagaagaggagccTCCagcaagagcgagagagagagagcgcacgcacgcacgcgctgaaagggaagaggaaagtgCGGGCAGGTATCTTTACAAGGACTCCAGTACAGGATCCGCTTGGCGTGAaggtgcgtgtctgtgtatgATGGTTTATGTGTCTCTAGCGCGATGCAGAGTCATTTAACGACCTTTTCTTCCGCGaggacgctgctgcttcaccgcATCCTCGTTTATTCTACACtttcgcccccctccccctctccctgggGAGGTCTGCGCGAAAAAGAGCAGGGAAGATGTCAGCAACAACgagaacaaagaaagagggagctgCCAACCTTGTGTGTTCAGTTTCTTTTCAGCTCGTGGATAATTCACTCGACAAGGTGTCACCTCCTCTTGTGTAACCTGCATGTTTTCGTTGTTGTGCCGTGCCTTCGTGTTTCTTGCTCGGCTTCGCGCACGCCTCTGTGTATGTTTTACTATGCAAGTGCAGTTTCTCGCACCATGAAGATAAGTCCTCTTAAAGACTGGAGTACGTGTGATCAGTGTGCCagtctctcttgctctccttcGCACCCGACCCCCTCtcagggaggaagagagagggagaatcCAGCCCGGTGAAGACGCGTGACCTCGTCGCTTCCTcacaaggaaaaagaagTGTACATCCAGGCGCAGCTGAACGGGTGCTCGTCTTTCATGCTTGTGTTTGTTAGTGCAACAGCGCGAAAAGATTCCCTACAGAaaacaaacacaaaaaaTAATAAAATAAAAGTAGGGGAAGGGCCCCTCGTCTGTGTTTCAGTTCGTTC harbors:
- a CDS encoding hypothetical protein (TriTrypDB/GeneDB-style sysID: LpmP.23.0870), with protein sequence MADSSRDGPTSPSWPLYMTMPGQAADADSFYKYPSGGTAPSTVIPSPGAMAAGGSMSTYLSSAPGQLPSAVPLGGAGSFYFSFCGTDGLMIGDTADMNLSTTYANAAATPTFSTSNTTANSHTASLTTPGTTVMNAMQLAGVNLEYFYGIPTPSAPNRAEYAGSSAASNCSSTSDRRMSDRVTAPAPMCASSQPPANSVLPQGGVQKDVLALMAAEQHQQKFMLQQRNIYMSGLPVNFRPSAFRAMCGVFGRIESSKLCMESDDSSRCRGFGFVLFYDVESANSCISSLNGKVMQGRTLQVRRADLSAAPQPLHPVTQRNRTGSCLVSPRMPGQQTAPTDTLPTPATTPFPLYSPHPPAIAQPSTKPGVMSALPFTFATPTGAASPPGSTVHKSVSTTTSFLLGANASVSSSLGATSTPTVVYASNSTMLSNMRGGVPVMQLVTAVPPGSAPAMVPQPPSVMSHTSLSSRDRSTPHTETPSSVESSSAPIGFSASQHLMQLQPPTPQQLPQYAIQFKPQPPMHPPAQPQRPINVCTNMAVYHAMEAVPSAGNLNLNTSAGSSALTRTYSTNGSAMQDYLMGTDPNVSSSNVFYFISQ